In a genomic window of Chloroflexota bacterium:
- a CDS encoding cyclic nucleotide-binding domain-containing protein, whose protein sequence is MVAPSPENLEWIRHIHLFHDLPDEVLAGFLESMEGRPFQAGDVVARAGEACHGLCFVRRGRVELFRPVGKMLEDAEDLPLEKTSKRVGVLVSRDYWGEECVLEEDYPAFEYTGRALDAGEVYCWPLEAVGEAVAQYRDIWEFLSLVQRSRRRIRRKRPSWIPADEMVYLLLGRPPIALVPRTWWLLLAGTVAAALLVIGSVKGSTLLMGVGGVIGLLVLPGLAWEFEDWRNDYCVVTNRRVAWVDKIVFLYESRNEASLESVLSVHVRTDWWGRLLHYGDVIVRTYAGKIIISEVAFPYVVAALVEEYWQRARSHVRRQSEEELRHMVMERLGKLPPASENQAQGGAGVSGVQRTEGWLPRTLRKYTRWLKQRVEENGTVTYRKHWFLLLRRGGFEGLLLVGWWVLVVAGWAAFPHVAYAAMWWGVAVLVGLGLAIWFGYKVWDWSNDIYQLTPEHIIDIYRKPFGSEDKQSAPLESIENMTYQRRGFLGWLFNFGDVEIRVGTTTMIFEGVARPDMVQQEIFHYMERRRRQKEAADTQRESDHMLRLLKAFYEITMEEGGPPLPEKPESEV, encoded by the coding sequence GTGGTTGCTCCTTCGCCTGAAAACCTGGAATGGATTCGTCATATTCACCTTTTCCACGATCTGCCGGATGAGGTGCTGGCAGGTTTTCTGGAATCCATGGAAGGCCGTCCTTTTCAGGCGGGTGACGTGGTGGCGCGCGCGGGCGAGGCGTGCCACGGCTTGTGTTTCGTCCGTCGCGGCAGGGTGGAACTTTTTCGGCCTGTAGGGAAAATGCTGGAAGATGCCGAAGATTTGCCTCTCGAAAAAACGAGCAAGCGCGTGGGTGTTTTGGTCAGCCGCGACTATTGGGGAGAAGAGTGCGTGCTGGAAGAAGACTATCCCGCTTTTGAATATACGGGGCGGGCTTTGGATGCAGGGGAGGTGTATTGCTGGCCGTTGGAAGCCGTGGGCGAGGCTGTGGCCCAGTATCGAGACATTTGGGAGTTTTTGAGCCTTGTGCAACGCAGCCGCCGTCGCATTCGGCGTAAGCGCCCTTCCTGGATTCCGGCTGACGAGATGGTGTACCTTTTGCTGGGACGTCCGCCGATTGCGTTGGTGCCACGCACATGGTGGTTGTTGCTGGCAGGCACTGTGGCCGCGGCTTTGCTGGTTATCGGCTCGGTCAAAGGCAGCACGCTGCTGATGGGGGTGGGGGGCGTGATTGGCCTGCTGGTTTTGCCGGGGCTTGCCTGGGAGTTTGAGGACTGGCGGAATGACTATTGTGTGGTCACCAACCGCCGGGTGGCGTGGGTGGACAAGATTGTTTTTCTCTACGAGAGCCGGAACGAGGCTTCCCTGGAATCGGTGCTTTCGGTGCACGTGCGCACCGATTGGTGGGGACGCTTGTTGCATTACGGCGATGTGATCGTGCGCACGTATGCTGGCAAAATCATCATCAGTGAGGTGGCTTTCCCTTACGTCGTTGCTGCCCTGGTGGAGGAATACTGGCAGCGCGCCCGCAGCCATGTTCGCCGCCAATCCGAAGAAGAGCTGCGCCACATGGTGATGGAGCGGTTGGGTAAACTGCCACCTGCTTCGGAAAATCAAGCCCAAGGGGGGGCGGGGGTTTCAGGGGTGCAGCGCACGGAAGGCTGGTTGCCGCGCACGCTGCGCAAATACACGCGCTGGTTGAAGCAGCGTGTCGAGGAAAATGGCACGGTCACTTACCGCAAGCATTGGTTTTTGTTGCTGCGACGTGGCGGGTTCGAGGGCCTGCTGTTGGTGGGGTGGTGGGTGCTGGTGGTGGCAGGATGGGCCGCGTTCCCGCACGTGGCCTACGCCGCAATGTGGTGGGGCGTCGCGGTATTGGTGGGATTGGGGCTGGCGATCTGGTTTGGCTACAAAGTGTGGGATTGGAGCAACGATATTTACCAACTGACCCCCGAGCACATCATTGATATTTACCGCAAGCCTTTTGGTTCGGAAGACAAACAGTCCGCGCCGCTGGAAAGCATTGAGAACATGACCTACCAGCGGCGGGGGTTCCTGGGGTGGTTGTTCAATTTTGGGGATGTCGAAATTCGCGTCGGCACGACCACCATGATTTTCGAGGGGGTGGCCCGGCCTGATATGGTGCAACAGGAAATTTTTCACTATATGGAGCGCCGCCGACGGCAGAAAGAGGCAGCCGATACCCAGCGCGAGAGCGATCACATGCTGCGCTTGCTGAAAGCGTTTTACGAAATCACCATGGAGGAAGGCGGGCCGCCTTTGCCTGAGAAGCCCGAAAGTGAGGTATAA
- the murJ gene encoding murein biosynthesis integral membrane protein MurJ has protein sequence MLEESAFEEAPLDAIEETPPGPSGGQQIARAAGVVMAAFVLSNLAGLARQILVSQAFGTGAAIDAFNAASRLPDLLFNLVAGGALGSAFIPTFTGFLAKGERKRAWHLASSIANLVTITLLLTSVIAYAFATPIVRHILAPGFSPEQQALTVSLLRVLLISPLIFGLSGLVMGILNAHQRFLLAALAPTMYWLGMIFGVLVWAPRWGIFGLAWGAVLGAALHLGVQIPGLLKLPGKAYHLTLGLRDAAVREVGRLMAPRVLGVAIVQLNFWINVVLASSQPKGSLTAIQIAWAVMTMPQVVIAQSIAIAALPTFSAQVARQEIAAMRRALAGTLRGVVLLALPSAVGLILLRKPIIVLLFQRGEFNAHSTALVAWALLWYTLGLVSHSVVEIVSRAFYALHDTKTPVLVGSVAMSLNVGLSFAFVALFNALGWMPHGGLALANTVATTLEMSGLLFLMRRRLQGLESRHLSAGIVQAVIASAVLALVVEALRRATGGFPLWLALTATITGGAVFYALTLLLLRNAEIFALWHAVRSRLAHS, from the coding sequence ATGCTTGAAGAAAGCGCCTTTGAAGAGGCCCCTCTCGACGCGATCGAAGAAACACCTCCCGGCCCAAGCGGCGGGCAGCAGATTGCTCGCGCTGCCGGGGTGGTGATGGCTGCCTTCGTGCTCAGCAACCTCGCGGGCCTGGCGCGGCAAATCCTGGTTTCGCAGGCTTTCGGCACCGGTGCGGCCATTGATGCTTTCAACGCCGCCTCGCGCCTGCCCGACCTGCTCTTCAACCTGGTGGCAGGGGGGGCGTTAGGCTCGGCCTTCATTCCCACCTTTACCGGCTTTCTCGCCAAGGGGGAACGCAAACGCGCCTGGCATTTAGCCTCATCCATCGCCAACCTTGTCACCATCACGCTGTTACTCACCAGCGTGATAGCCTATGCCTTTGCCACGCCCATCGTGCGGCACATCCTCGCCCCCGGCTTCAGCCCCGAACAGCAGGCGCTCACCGTATCGTTGCTGCGGGTGCTACTGATTTCTCCACTGATTTTCGGCCTCAGCGGGCTGGTGATGGGCATTTTGAACGCCCATCAGCGCTTTTTGCTGGCCGCGTTAGCGCCCACGATGTACTGGCTGGGGATGATTTTCGGCGTGCTGGTGTGGGCGCCGCGCTGGGGCATCTTCGGGCTGGCATGGGGCGCAGTGCTGGGCGCGGCGCTGCACCTCGGGGTGCAAATTCCCGGCTTGCTGAAACTGCCCGGCAAGGCCTATCACCTCACCTTAGGCCTGCGCGACGCCGCGGTGCGGGAAGTCGGACGGCTGATGGCCCCGCGGGTGCTGGGCGTCGCCATCGTGCAGTTGAATTTCTGGATCAACGTTGTGCTGGCTTCCTCGCAGCCCAAAGGCAGCCTGACCGCCATTCAAATCGCATGGGCGGTGATGACCATGCCGCAGGTCGTCATTGCCCAATCCATCGCGATTGCAGCCCTGCCCACTTTTTCGGCGCAGGTCGCCCGGCAGGAAATCGCCGCCATGCGGCGCGCTTTGGCGGGCACGTTGCGCGGCGTCGTGCTGCTGGCCTTGCCTTCTGCCGTGGGGCTGATTCTGCTTCGCAAGCCCATTATTGTGCTGCTCTTCCAGCGCGGCGAGTTCAACGCCCATTCCACCGCCCTGGTGGCCTGGGCACTGCTGTGGTACACGTTGGGGCTGGTCTCCCACTCGGTCGTCGAAATCGTGTCACGCGCCTTCTACGCGCTGCACGACACCAAAACGCCGGTGCTGGTGGGCAGCGTGGCGATGAGCCTGAATGTGGGGCTGAGTTTCGCCTTCGTGGCGCTGTTCAACGCCCTGGGCTGGATGCCGCATGGTGGCCTCGCGCTGGCGAACACCGTCGCCACCACGCTGGAAATGAGCGGCCTGCTCTTTCTGATGCGCCGCCGCCTGCAAGGGCTGGAAAGCCGGCACCTCTCGGCAGGCATTGTGCAGGCAGTCATCGCCAGCGCGGTGTTGGCGCTGGTGGTGGAAGCCCTGCGGCGCGCGACGGGCGGCTTCCCGCTGTGGCTGGCGCTAACAGCAACGATTACAGGCGGTGCGGTGTTTTATGCTTTAACCCTGCTGCTGCTGCGCAACGCCGAAATTTTCGCCCTCTGGCACGCCGTCCGCAGCCGGCTGGCGCATTCCTGA
- the rplU gene encoding 50S ribosomal protein L21: MQYAIVESGGKQYKAVPGGTIEVDRLPHEEGAQIELERVLLVADGDAVQVGNPTVPGAKVKATVEKHFKGRKVIVFKYIPRERYRRKRGHRQQYTRLRIDAIEA, encoded by the coding sequence ATGCAGTATGCCATTGTCGAGAGTGGCGGCAAGCAATATAAAGCCGTCCCCGGCGGCACCATTGAAGTGGACCGCTTGCCGCACGAAGAGGGCGCCCAGATTGAACTGGAGCGCGTGCTTCTCGTGGCTGATGGCGACGCGGTGCAGGTGGGTAATCCCACCGTGCCCGGTGCCAAAGTGAAAGCCACGGTTGAAAAGCATTTCAAAGGCCGCAAAGTTATTGTGTTCAAGTACATTCCCCGTGAACGCTATCGCCGAAAGCGCGGCCATCGTCAGCAATACACCCGCTTGCGCATCGACGCGATTGAAGCCTGA
- a CDS encoding sigma-70 family RNA polymerase sigma factor, with protein MIEEELLLTEIEEEYSPIAHLVDLGRQKGFVTLDDILQFFPEAEQNVDQLEEAFAALLSAGIPYIEDEIVENPTDEELEAEEEEEDATPQIDEEDYLANIDTDDMIGLYLKEVGRIPLLTAEEEVDLAKRIEAGRAAREELALGVDDPERRQELRRLIEDGWRAREHLITANSRLVISVAKKYMGRGVPFLDLIQEGNIGLIRAIKKFDYRRGHKFSTYATWWIRQAVTRAIADQGRTIRVPVHMGDQINKLLRVQHHLTQKLGRNPNINELAEELGVPPKKVEYMLKVARRPLSLEMPTDDEEDSVLGDFIEDKDSPAPDEAATRNLLREHLESILDSLPPREVRILQLRYGLLDGQAYTLEEVGRKMGVTRERVRQIEAQALSRLRHPNIRRQLREYLG; from the coding sequence ATGATTGAAGAAGAACTGTTACTGACCGAAATCGAAGAGGAATACTCCCCCATTGCCCACCTGGTTGACCTGGGGCGGCAAAAAGGCTTTGTAACTTTAGACGACATTCTGCAGTTTTTCCCTGAAGCCGAACAAAACGTTGACCAATTGGAAGAAGCCTTCGCCGCCCTGCTAAGTGCGGGCATTCCTTACATTGAAGACGAAATCGTCGAAAACCCCACCGACGAAGAACTCGAGGCCGAAGAGGAAGAAGAAGACGCGACGCCGCAGATCGACGAGGAAGATTACCTGGCCAACATCGATACGGACGACATGATCGGCCTCTACCTGAAAGAGGTGGGGCGCATCCCGCTGCTGACAGCGGAAGAGGAAGTAGACCTTGCCAAGCGCATTGAGGCTGGCCGGGCAGCGCGCGAGGAACTGGCGCTGGGCGTGGACGACCCGGAACGCCGCCAGGAACTCCGCCGCCTGATTGAGGATGGCTGGCGGGCGCGCGAGCACCTCATCACCGCCAATTCTCGCCTGGTCATCAGCGTGGCGAAAAAATACATGGGGCGCGGCGTGCCCTTCCTCGACCTGATTCAGGAAGGCAACATCGGCCTGATTCGCGCCATCAAGAAATTCGACTACCGCCGCGGCCACAAATTCAGCACCTACGCCACCTGGTGGATTCGCCAGGCCGTCACCCGCGCCATCGCCGACCAGGGGCGCACCATCCGCGTGCCGGTGCACATGGGCGACCAAATCAACAAACTGTTGCGGGTGCAGCACCACCTGACCCAAAAACTGGGGCGCAACCCCAACATCAACGAACTGGCCGAGGAACTCGGCGTGCCGCCCAAAAAAGTGGAATACATGCTCAAGGTTGCCCGCAGGCCGCTTTCCCTGGAAATGCCCACCGACGACGAAGAAGATTCGGTGCTGGGCGACTTCATCGAAGACAAAGACTCCCCCGCGCCCGACGAAGCGGCCACCCGTAATCTGCTACGGGAACATCTGGAAAGCATCCTCGACTCGCTGCCGCCGCGCGAAGTGCGCATTCTGCAACTGCGCTACGGCCTGCTCGACGGGCAGGCCTACACGCTGGAAGAAGTGGGGCGCAAAATGGGCGTCACGCGGGAACGCGTCCGCCAGATCGAAGCCCAGGCGCTCAGCCGCCTGCGCCACCCCAACATCCGCCGTCAGTTGCGGGAATATTTAGGGTAG
- a CDS encoding isopentenyl phosphate kinase family protein, which produces MNSNCETTKRPDDETTTRLNDAPRYNARMVFLKLGGSLITDKHRPYTPLPGRLAALAGALAAARRARPDLRVLVGHGSGSFGHWAAKQGGDIRHGVRQPEDWQHFVRVWHAAQRLNRLVVDALLEAGVPAVAFPPSAVALAEDGILHRWDTAPLEAALAAGLVPVTYGDVVFDARRGGVIVSTEEIFAFLAPRLRPQRILIAGVEPGVWADFPQCTRIVPEITPANAPALAAALGGSAAADVTGGMASKVETMLALAAASPDVEVLIFDGRRGEDVQAALLGEPRGTRVVAQ; this is translated from the coding sequence ATGAATTCGAATTGCGAAACGACGAAACGACCAGACGACGAAACGACCACACGACTAAACGACGCGCCGCGGTATAATGCCCGCATGGTCTTCCTCAAACTTGGCGGCTCGCTGATTACCGACAAGCACCGCCCCTACACCCCCCTGCCCGGCCGTCTGGCCGCTTTGGCCGGGGCGCTGGCTGCAGCCCGCCGTGCCCGCCCCGACCTGCGGGTGCTGGTGGGGCACGGCTCTGGCTCTTTTGGGCATTGGGCTGCCAAACAGGGCGGCGACATCCGCCACGGTGTGCGCCAGCCGGAAGACTGGCAGCATTTCGTGCGGGTGTGGCATGCCGCGCAGCGCCTCAACCGGCTGGTGGTCGATGCGTTGCTGGAAGCCGGTGTGCCCGCGGTGGCTTTCCCACCCTCGGCGGTGGCATTGGCCGAAGATGGCATCCTGCACCGCTGGGATACCGCGCCGCTGGAAGCCGCACTGGCCGCGGGACTGGTGCCGGTGACCTATGGCGATGTGGTCTTCGACGCGCGGCGCGGCGGCGTCATCGTTTCCACCGAAGAGATTTTTGCCTTCCTCGCTCCGCGTTTGCGCCCCCAGCGCATTTTGATTGCGGGGGTGGAACCCGGCGTGTGGGCTGATTTCCCGCAATGCACCCGCATCGTGCCGGAAATCACCCCCGCGAACGCGCCTGCGCTCGCCGCAGCGCTGGGCGGCTCCGCAGCGGCGGATGTGACCGGCGGCATGGCTTCTAAAGTCGAAACCATGCTTGCTCTTGCTGCGGCTTCTCCTGACGTGGAAGTGCTGATTTTCGACGGGCGCCGCGGCGAGGATGTGCAGGCAGCGCTGTTGGGCGAGCCCCGGGGCACGCGGGTGGTGGCACAATGA
- the def gene encoding peptide deformylase: MAVREIVTVPHPVLRRKAARVTDFGPALQKLIDDMIDTMRDAPGVGLAAPQVNVSQRVIVVEYEDPEEGVPHQLYAVVNPEIVAFSKETEVGVEGCLSIPGIIGDVVRARSVEVRGLDRHGKPFRLRTSGWLARIFQHEIDHLNGVLFTDRATRVERVSPERAAELDRV, encoded by the coding sequence ATGGCCGTTCGTGAAATCGTAACAGTGCCGCATCCGGTGCTCCGCCGCAAGGCCGCTCGGGTGACGGATTTTGGCCCCGCTTTGCAGAAGTTGATTGACGATATGATTGACACCATGCGGGACGCCCCGGGGGTGGGGTTGGCTGCACCGCAAGTCAACGTGTCTCAGCGGGTCATCGTGGTGGAATATGAAGATCCCGAGGAGGGGGTGCCGCACCAGTTGTACGCGGTGGTAAATCCGGAGATTGTGGCGTTTTCCAAAGAGACTGAGGTAGGGGTGGAAGGCTGCCTTTCCATCCCGGGGATTATCGGTGATGTGGTGCGGGCCAGGAGCGTGGAAGTGCGCGGCCTTGACCGCCACGGCAAACCCTTCCGTTTGCGCACTTCCGGCTGGCTGGCGCGGATTTTTCAGCACGAGATTGACCACCTCAACGGCGTGTTGTTCACCGATCGAGCGACGCGAGTTGAGCGGGTGTCGCCTGAGCGGGCAGCGGAATTGGATCGCGTGTGA
- a CDS encoding 50S ribosomal protein L27 gives MAHKKGGGSSRNGRDSQAKRLGVKKYGGERVRAGNILVRQRGTKIKPGRNVGVGGDYTLFALVDGIVQYETIRDGRKRVSVVPFSEN, from the coding sequence ATGGCTCATAAAAAAGGCGGCGGTTCCAGCCGCAATGGTCGCGACAGTCAAGCAAAACGCTTGGGCGTGAAAAAATACGGCGGCGAACGCGTGCGTGCCGGGAACATCCTCGTGCGCCAGCGCGGCACGAAAATCAAGCCGGGGCGCAACGTGGGCGTGGGTGGCGATTATACCCTCTTTGCCCTGGTGGATGGTATCGTGCAGTATGAAACCATTCGCGATGGCCGGAAGCGCGTCAGCGTTGTGCCGTTCTCCGAGAATTGA
- a CDS encoding RluA family pseudouridine synthase: MTAWEIPVLFADDYLLVVAKPAGLLTVPDGWQPDLPHLAALLAPQWGRLWVVHRLDRETSGVMVLARTAGAHRALNAQFAQREIRKTYHAIVFGEPVWRQRTVSLRLTPNRGRRKRTVVDARGKPARTEVRVLQRFGAFSLLEAAPHTGRRHQVRVHLFALGFPIVNDPLYGDATDDHPLPIQRLALHARRLTFQHPATGETMGFTALHPPDFAAALENLAAYGNLYE, translated from the coding sequence ATGACGGCGTGGGAAATTCCGGTGTTATTTGCCGATGACTACCTGCTGGTGGTGGCGAAGCCCGCGGGCTTGCTCACGGTGCCCGACGGCTGGCAGCCCGATTTGCCCCATTTGGCCGCGTTGTTGGCGCCGCAGTGGGGGCGTTTGTGGGTGGTGCATCGGCTGGATAGGGAAACCAGCGGCGTGATGGTGCTGGCGCGCACCGCGGGAGCCCACCGCGCCCTCAACGCTCAGTTTGCGCAGCGGGAAATCCGCAAAACTTACCACGCGATTGTGTTTGGTGAACCAGTGTGGCGGCAACGCACGGTCAGCCTGCGTCTGACGCCCAACCGTGGCCGCCGTAAGCGCACCGTGGTGGATGCTCGCGGCAAGCCAGCCCGCACCGAGGTGCGGGTGTTGCAGCGGTTCGGCGCTTTCAGCCTGCTGGAAGCCGCGCCGCACACCGGAAGGCGGCATCAGGTACGGGTGCATTTGTTTGCGTTGGGGTTCCCCATTGTGAACGACCCGCTTTACGGCGACGCGACGGATGACCACCCTTTGCCCATTCAGCGGCTGGCATTGCACGCCCGGCGGCTGACTTTTCAGCATCCTGCTACGGGGGAAACGATGGGCTTTACGGCGCTCCACCCGCCCGATTTTGCCGCCGCGCTGGAAAACCTCGCGGCGTATGGGAATCTGTATGAATAG
- a CDS encoding 50S ribosomal protein L31 translates to MKKGIHPEYYYDAKVICACGNTWTTGATVPVVHTDVCYKCHPFFTGEQRIVDTEGQVERFKKRLERYERYRQEEEARAAARTSPERPLTDFGLSQRAVSALSKAGITTAGQALEKLAEGPEALLEIDGFGSKSLIDLKKALRREGYTLPEAEAA, encoded by the coding sequence ATGAAAAAAGGCATTCATCCCGAATACTACTACGATGCCAAAGTGATTTGCGCTTGCGGCAACACCTGGACGACCGGGGCGACGGTGCCGGTGGTGCACACCGACGTGTGCTATAAGTGTCACCCCTTCTTCACCGGTGAACAGCGCATCGTGGACACCGAAGGCCAGGTGGAACGCTTCAAGAAGCGCCTTGAGCGTTACGAGCGTTATCGCCAGGAAGAGGAAGCCCGCGCGGCCGCCCGCACTTCGCCGGAGCGCCCACTCACCGATTTTGGCCTTAGCCAGCGCGCTGTGAGCGCGTTGAGCAAGGCGGGCATTACCACCGCCGGCCAGGCGTTGGAAAAACTTGCTGAGGGCCCCGAAGCCCTTTTGGAAATTGATGGTTTTGGCAGCAAGTCGCTCATCGACTTGAAAAAAGCCCTCCGGCGCGAAGGTTACACTTTGCCGGAAGCAGAAGCAGCATAG
- a CDS encoding glycerol acyltransferase, which produces MSTTTSREPWWQRLGRWALKIGGWKLIDKRPPHRKYIIIGAYHTTNWDLLLALALLSALGIRPRWIGKDSLFRGPLGPIMRLLGGIPVKRGARLNFVGQMAERIKQEKGDFVVVIAPEGTRKATDHWKTGFYHIAREAGVPIAFGFGDYPSKTCGIGGYLEPSGDIEADLQKIRDFYAHVRGFHPENHGLIRVRPRQ; this is translated from the coding sequence ATGAGCACGACAACCTCGCGAGAACCCTGGTGGCAGCGCCTCGGGCGCTGGGCGCTCAAAATCGGCGGCTGGAAACTCATCGACAAACGCCCCCCACACCGCAAATACATCATCATCGGAGCCTACCACACCACCAACTGGGATCTGCTCCTCGCCTTGGCGTTGCTTTCTGCCCTGGGCATCCGCCCGCGATGGATTGGCAAAGATAGCCTTTTCCGCGGGCCGTTGGGGCCCATCATGCGCCTGTTGGGCGGCATTCCGGTCAAACGCGGCGCTCGCCTCAATTTCGTGGGGCAAATGGCCGAGCGCATCAAGCAAGAAAAGGGCGATTTCGTGGTGGTCATTGCGCCGGAAGGCACACGCAAGGCCACCGACCACTGGAAAACCGGCTTTTATCACATTGCCCGCGAAGCAGGGGTGCCCATTGCCTTTGGATTCGGCGATTACCCTTCCAAAACCTGCGGCATCGGCGGCTATCTGGAACCTTCAGGGGACATCGAAGCCGATTTGCAGAAAATTCGCGACTTCTATGCCCACGTGCGTGGCTTTCATCCCGAAAACCACGGGCTCATTCGCGTAAGGCCACGGCAATAG
- a CDS encoding ABC transporter ATP-binding protein: MIAVQGLTKTYGPRVAIDHLDFSAKKGEILGFLGPNGAGKTTTMRILTGYMPPTTGTARIAGFHVVDESLEVRKRVGYLPETVPLYNDMSVLDYLVYMGQLRRVPKVEDRAWEVLEQVGMEDRADSFIGSLSKGMRQRAGLAQAILHRPEVLILDEPTIGLDPTQVVEVRNLIQEIGKEHTVLLSTHILAEAQQLCDRVLIINKGHIVAEDTPENLQMRLQGGTRILVTVQGKPQESLLERLRALQGVQMVAGKDDGQIEIVAEEGSEVRPQIARTVLESGHNLLEMRRLAMSLEEIFLQLIGEETAAEATAESEAEASAEATEAEPTEEA, from the coding sequence ATGATCGCCGTGCAAGGCCTTACCAAAACGTATGGTCCGCGGGTCGCCATCGACCACCTGGATTTCAGCGCCAAAAAAGGGGAAATTCTGGGCTTCCTGGGCCCTAATGGCGCCGGCAAAACCACCACCATGCGCATCCTGACCGGCTACATGCCGCCCACCACGGGAACAGCCCGCATTGCTGGCTTCCACGTGGTGGACGAATCGCTGGAAGTGCGCAAACGGGTGGGCTACCTTCCCGAAACGGTGCCCCTCTACAACGACATGAGCGTGCTCGACTACCTTGTTTATATGGGGCAGTTGCGCCGCGTGCCAAAAGTAGAAGACCGCGCCTGGGAAGTGCTGGAACAGGTGGGCATGGAAGACCGCGCCGACAGTTTCATCGGCTCACTTTCCAAAGGGATGCGCCAGCGCGCGGGGCTGGCTCAGGCCATTTTGCATCGGCCTGAAGTGCTCATCCTCGACGAGCCCACCATCGGCCTCGACCCCACCCAGGTGGTGGAAGTCCGCAACCTCATTCAGGAGATCGGCAAAGAGCACACCGTGCTGCTTTCCACCCACATTTTGGCCGAGGCCCAACAGCTCTGCGACCGGGTGCTCATCATCAACAAAGGGCACATCGTTGCAGAAGACACCCCTGAAAACCTGCAAATGCGGCTTCAGGGCGGCACTCGCATTCTGGTCACCGTGCAAGGGAAGCCACAGGAAAGCCTGCTTGAACGGCTGCGGGCACTGCAAGGCGTGCAAATGGTTGCCGGCAAGGACGACGGCCAAATTGAAATCGTGGCCGAGGAAGGCAGCGAAGTGCGGCCTCAAATTGCCCGCACGGTGCTGGAAAGCGGCCACAACCTGCTGGAAATGCGGCGTCTCGCGATGAGCCTGGAAGAAATCTTCCTGCAACTCATCGGAGAAGAAACAGCCGCAGAGGCCACAGCCGAAAGCGAAGCCGAAGCGAGCGCCGAAGCCACCGAAGCCGAACCCACCGAGGAGGCGTGA